In Felis catus isolate Fca126 chromosome E1, F.catus_Fca126_mat1.0, whole genome shotgun sequence, the following proteins share a genomic window:
- the KCNJ2 gene encoding inward rectifier potassium channel 2, with amino-acid sequence MGSVRTNRYSIVSSEEDGMKLATMAVANGFGNGKSKVHTRQQCRSRFVKKDGHCNVQFINVGEKGQRYLADIFTTCVDIRWRWMLVIFCLAFVLSWLFFGCVFWLIALLHGDLDASKESKACVSEVNSFTAAFLFSIETQTTIGYGFRCVTDECPIAVFMVVFQSIVGCIIDAFIIGAVMAKMAKPKKRNETLVFSHNAVIAMRDGKLCLMWRVGNLRKSHLVEAHVRAQLLKSRITSEGEYIPLDQIDINVGFDSGIDRIFLVSPITIVHEIDEDSPLYDLSKQDIDNADFEIVVILEGMVEATAMTTQCRSSYLANEILWGHRYEPVLFEEKHYYKVDYSRFHKTYEVPNTPLCSARDLAEKKYILSNANSFCYENEVALTSKEEDDSENGVPESTSTDTPPDIDLHNQASVPLEPRPLRRESEI; translated from the coding sequence ATGGGCAGTGTGCGAACCAACCGCTACAGCATTGTCTCTTCAGAAGAAGACGGGATGAAGTTGGCCACCATGGCGGTTGCAAATGGCTTTGGGAATGGGAAGAGTAAAGTCCACACTCGACAACAGTGCAGGAGCCGCTTTGTGAAGAAAGACGGCCACTGTAATGTTCAGTTCATCAATGTGGGTGAGAAGGGACAACGGTACCTTGCAGATATCTTTACCACATGTGTGGACATTCGCTGGAGATGGATGCTGGTTATCTTCTGTCTGGCTTTCGTTCTCTCGTGGCTGTTTTTTGGCTGTGTGTTTTGGTTGATAGCTTTGCTCCATGGGGATCTGGATGCATCTAAAGAGAGCAAAGCTTGTGTGTCGGAGGTCAACAGCTTCACAgctgccttcctcttctccatcGAGACCCAGACAACCATCGGCTATGGCTTCAGGTGTGTCACGGACGAATGCCCAATTGCTGTTTTTATGGTGGTGTTCCAGTCCATCGTGGGCTGCATCATTGATGCGTTTATCATTGGCGCAGTCATGGCAAAGATGGCAAAGCCAAAGAAGAGAAACGAGACTCTTGTCTTCAGTCACAATGCTGTGATCGCCATGAGAGATGGCAAACTGTGTTTGATGTGGCGGGTGGGCAACCTTCGGAAAAGCCATTTGGTGGAAGCTCACGTGAGAGCACAGCTGCTCAAATCCAGAATTACTTCCGAAGGGGAGTACATCCCCCTGGATCAAATAGATATCAACGTTGGGTTTGACAGTGGAATTGATCGCATATTTCTGGTGTCCCCCATCACTATAGTCCATGAAATAGATGAAGATAGTCCTTTATATGATTTGAGTAAACAGGACATTGACAATGCAGACTTTGAAATTGTTGTGATACTGGAAGGCATGGTGGAAGCCACGGCCATGACAACACAGTGCCGTAGCTCATATCTGGCCAATGAAATCCTTTGGGGCCACCGCTATGAGCCTGTACTCTTTGAAGAGAAGCACTATTACAAAGTGGACTACTCCAGGTTCCACAAGACTTATGAAGTGCCCAACACTCCCCTTTGTAGTGCCAGAGACTtagcagaaaagaaatatatcCTCTCAAATGCTAATTCCTTTTGCTATGAAAACGAAGTTGCCCTCACAAGCAAAGAGGAAGATGACAGTGAAAACGGAGTCCCGGAAAGCACTAGTACAGACACACCCCCTGACATAGACCTTCACAACCAGGCAAGTGTACCTCTAGAGCCCAGGCCCTTACGGCGAGAGTCGGAGATATGA